A stretch of Oryza brachyantha chromosome 4, ObraRS2, whole genome shotgun sequence DNA encodes these proteins:
- the LOC102711880 gene encoding uncharacterized protein LOC102711880 has product MPKPRHQCPSKICPTSALAPSASMSTQGGTGSQNKIGMEDEEKGSSTVPAVYDINADIEEEYRLFLENARVYENEDFVVEYGGKVIRYGGEAVDDDGCTEVPVKKEKKMVVVISSDESSDDCEMGVTDHSLLECEMPQKKAKIVEDEKKRSILPPDGEEAPIEHAEKKSSGVIWPAHINEREESEFKQRLIGALSKPFCHQEYDKLYRMATNRNRLMKERQMRGRVKYYYPDDGTEKSYFDSYPDLAKEVEETSYPKRLALLRGLFFWLENVGQDHQFRPWRDEHKRYKVIFS; this is encoded by the exons ATGCCAAAGCCGAGGCACCAGTGCCCTAGCAAGATTTGTCCCACAAGTGCCCTTGCGCCTAGCGCCTCCATGTCCACCCAGGGTGGGACGGGAAGCCAGAACAAGATAGGGATGGAGGATGAGGAGAAGGGCTCATCCACGGTGCCTGCCGTGTATGACATCAACGCCGACATTGAAGAGGAGTACCGGTTATTCTTAGAGAACGCGCGTGTCTATGAGAATGAAGATTTTGTGGTGGAGTATGGGGGCAAGGTTATTAGATATGGAGGAGAAGCAGTGGATGATGATGGTTGCACAGAAGTTCCTgtcaagaaggagaagaagatggtggtggtgatcaGCTCGGATGAGTCTTCCGATGACTGTGAGATGGGTGTTACTGACCACAGTTTGCTTGAATGTGAGATGCCTCAGAAAAAG GCAAAAATTGTGGAAGATGAGAAGAAAAGGTCCATTCTTCCTCCTGATGGAGAAGAAGCTCCCATAGAGCATGCTGAGAAG AAATCATCTGGAGTTATATGGCCTGCACATATAAATGAAAGGGAAGAATCGGAGTTCAAGCAAAGATTGATTGGTGCTCTTAGCAAACCATTTTGCCACCAAGAGTATGACAAGCTCTATCGCATGGCTACTAATCGTAATAGACTGATGAAGGAACGCCAGATGCGCGGTCGTGTGAAGTATTACTATCCTGATGACGGGACAGAGAAATCATATTTTGACTCCTATCCAG ACCTTGCCAAAGAAGTTGAAGAAACAAGCTATCCCAAACGCCTGGCTCTATTGCGTGGACTATTCTTCTGGTTGGAG AATGTTGGGCAAGATCACCAATTCAGGCCATGGAGAGATGAGCATAAACGTTACAAAGTAATTTTTTCTTGA